The region GTGACGTGACGGGCGGTGTGTACAAGGCCCGGGAACGTATTCACCGCAGCAATGCTGATCTGCGATTACTAGCGACTCCGACTTCATGGGGTCGAGTTGCAGACCCCAATCCGAACTGAGACCGGCTTTTTGAGATTCGCTCCACCTCACGGTATCGCAGCTCATTGTACCGGCCATTGTAGCACGTGTGCAGCCCAAGACATAAGGGGCATGATGACTTGACGTCGTCCCCACCTTCCTCCGAGTTGACCCCGGCGGTCTCCCGTGAGTCCCCAGCACCACAAGGGCCTGCTGGCAACACAGGACAGGGGTTGCGCTCGTTGCGGGACTTAACCCAACATCTCACGACACGAGCTGACGACAGCCATGCACCACCTGTACACCAGCCACAAGGGGGACCCTGTCTCCAGGGTTTTCTGGTGTATGTCAAGCCTTGGTAAGGTTCTTCGCGTTGCGTCGAATTAAGCCACATGCTCCGCCGCTTGTGCGGGCCCCCGTCAATTCCTTTGAGTTTTAGCCTTGCGGCCGTACTCCCCAGGCGGGGAACTTAATGCGTTAGCTGCGGCACGGACGACGTGGAATGTCGCCCACACCTAGTTCCCAACGTTTACGGCGTGGACTACCAGGGTATCTAATCCTGTTCGCTCCCCACGCTTTCGCTCCTCAGCGTCAGTATCGGCCCAGAGATCCGCCTTCGCCACCGGTGTTCCTCCTGATATCTGCGCATTTCACCGCTACACCAGGAATTCCGATCTCCCCTACCGAACTCTAGCCTGCCCGTATCGAATGCAGACCCGGGGTTAAGCCCCGGGCTTTCACATCCGACGCGACAAGCCGCCTACGAGCTCTTTACGCCCAATAATTCCGGACAACGCTCGCACCCTACGTATTACCGCGGCTGCTGGCACGTAGTTAGCCGGTGCTTCTTCTGCAGGTACCGTCACTTGCGCTTCTTCCCTGCTGAAAGAGGTTTACAACCCGAAGGCCGTCATCCCTCACGCGGCGTCGCTGCATCAGGCTTTCGCCCATTGTGCAATATTCCCCACTGCTGCCTCCCGTAGGAGTCTGGGCCGTGTCTCAGTCCCAGTGTGGCCGGTCGCCCTCTCAGGCCGGCTACCCGTCGTCGCCTTGGTAGGCCATCACCCCACCAACAAGCTGATAGGCCGCGGGCTCATCCTGCACCGCCGGAGCTTTCCACCCACCCTCATGCGAGAGCAGGTCATATCCGGTATTAGACCCCGTTTCCAGGGCTTGTCCCAGAGTGCAGGGCAGATTGCCCACGTGTTACTCACCCGTTCGCCACTGATCCACCCCGAAGGGCTTCACCGTTCGACTTGCATGTGTTAAGCACGCCGCCAGCGTTCGTCCTGAGCCAGGATCAAACTCTCCGTGAATGCATCCGGGTAATCCCGGTCACAACACGCAAGAGCGGCACCCGGGGAGGAATAATCCCCGAGTGCACAGCGTCCTCGCTGTGTGTTTCTTCTTCAAAGGAACCTCATCACGCACCCACAAAGAGGTACGCGACGGGGTATCAACATATCTGGCGTTGACTTTTGGCACGCTGTTGAGTTCTCAAGGAACGGACGCTTCCTTCGAGACCGTTTCACCGGCCCCTCCGGGCTTTCCCTTCTGTGTTTCCGACTCTATCAGACGCTTTCCGGTGTCTGACCCCCTGTCAGCGGGGTTTGTCTTTCCGGCTGTTGGGCCGTTCCGACGAGTGAGACTTTAGCGGAAGTTCATCGGCCTTTCCAAATCGGCCGGTTTACCTTCTGCGTCCACGCATTCCGGAAACACACAGCCGGACGGCACGGCACAACGCCGTAGTCGTACGAATGTTTGTTGCGGGATGGCTGCCCGGGAACCGATCAGGATCGGCGCTCACGTCGGACAGCCCGGAGTACGTTACGCAGCTGACCGATGCGTGTCAACTTCGTGCCGGGGCCTTCACAAGCGGCGCTCCGGCGCTACTCTGACCGCATGACTTCGCATACGTGCCACAGCACCCAGTGGTGGGCCGCCTAGAGGCGGCCCGGACCCACGTATGCATCCACGGCCGCCGCTCAGGCGGCCGTTTCGTTGTCCCCGGCCGTGGTGAGCGGCGGTCTCCCGACGAAGCCCCCGGTCCCCGGGGGACAGGAGACAGCGCGATGACTCGTGTTTTCAGCGGTATCAAACCCACCGGGCATCTGACCCTCGGCAACTACCTCGGTGCGCTGCGGCGGTGGGCGGAGGAGGACCAGCACCGGGCGGAGTCGCTGTTCTGCGTGGTGGACCTGCACGCGCTCACCGTCGAGCACGATCCGGCGCGGGTACGGCGGCTGAGCCGGCAGGCGGTGACCCTGCTGCTCGCGACGGGGCTCGATCCACAGGTGTGCACGGTGTTCGTGCAGAGCCATGTGGACGAGCACGCGCGGCTCTCGTACCTGCTGGAGTGCGTCGCCTCGGACGGGGAGATGCGGCGGATGATCCAGTACAAGGAGAAGTCGGCGCGGGCGCAGGCCGCGGGACAGAGCGTGCGGCTGTCGCTGCTGACGTATCCGGTGCTGATGGCGGCGGACATCCTGGCGTACGGGGCCGACGAGGTGCCGGTCGGGGAGGACCAGACGCAGCATGTGGAGCTGACCCGGGATCTGGCGGAGCGGTTCAACCAGCGGTACGGCGGGACGTTCGTCATTCCGCGGGCCACGGCGCCGGCGGTGGCGGCGCGGGTGATGGATCTGCAGGACCCGGCGTCGAAGATGGGGAAGTCGCATGACGCGACGGCCGGGATCGTCTATCTGCTGGACGAGCCGGACGTGGTCACCAAGAAGCTGATGCGGGCGGTCACCGACAGCGAGCCGGGGGTCGGCTACGACCGGGCGGCGCGGCCGGGGCTGGCGAATCTGCTGGAGATCCTGGCGTCCTGCACGGGCAAGGAGCCGGCGGCGCTGGCGGCGGACTACGACGCGGGCGGGCTCGGCTTCGGTGTGCTGAAGCGGGATACGGCCGAGGCGGTGGTGGAGCTGCTGCGTCCGGTCCGGGCACGGCACGCCGAGCTGAGCGCCGACCCGGGCTATGTCGACGGGGTGCTGCGGGAGGGGGCGGCGCAGGCGCGGGCCCTCGCCCGGCCGACCGTGGACGCGGCCTACCGGGCGATGGGGCTGCTGCCGCCGACGTGAGCCGCGTCCCCGGGAGTCCGGCGGGTCCGGCCTCAGGGCCGACCGGACCCGCCGGACCGCTGGGGCTCAGACGCCGGAGGCCAGCTCGCGGCTGCGGTCGCGGGCCGCCTCCAGTGCGGCCAGCATGGCCGCGCGGACGCCGTGCTTCTCCAGCTCCCGGATCGCGTTGATCGTCGTACCGGCCGGGGAGGTGACGGCCTCGCGGAGCTTGACCGGGTGTTCGCCGCTGTCGCGGAGCATCACGGCGGCGCCGATGGCGGACTGCACGATGAGGTCGTGGGCCTGGGAGCGGGGCAGGCCGAGCAGGATGCCGGCGTCGGTCATGGCCTCGACCAGGTAGTAGAAGTAGGCGGGTCCCGAGCCGGACAGCGCGGTGGCGGCGTCCTGCTGCTTCTCCGGGACCCGCAGCGTCTTGCCGACCGGCTGGAAGATCGCCTCGGTGCGGGCGAGGTGGGACTCGTCGGCGTACCGTCCGGCGGAGATCACGGACATGCCCTCGTCCACGAGGACCGGGGTGTTGGGCATGACCCGGACAACGGCGGTGCCCGCGGCGAGGCGCTCCTCGAAGAAGGCGGTGGGGATGCCCGCGGCGGCGCTGATGACGAGGCGGTCGGCCGGGACGTGCGGGGCGAGTTCGTCGAGCAGCGCCGCCATGTCCTGGGGTTTGACGGTCAGGATGAGGGTGTCGGCGGACTTGGCCGCCTCGGCGTTGTCGACGGGCTCGATGCCGTAGCGGGCGCGCAGTTCCTCGGCCCGGTCCTTGCGGCGGGCGGTGACGAGGAGGTCGGCGGGTGCCCATCCGGCGCGGATCATGCCGGAGAGCAGGGCCTCGCCGATTTTTCCGGTGCCGAGGACGGCGACTTTCTGCTGGGTCATGGCCCCATGATGCCGCTAATGGCGACGGCCCCGGTGGTCACGCCGTACGGCGGCGCAAGGTGGCGGCGCCGAGCGCGAGGGCGAGCAGCGCGCTCCCGGCGACGACGGCGAGGTCGCGTACGAAGTCGCCGGTGACGCCGGTGTGGTGGACGACCTGGCTCATGCCGTCGACGGCGTACGACATCGGCAGGGCGTCGGACACGCCGGACAGCGCCGGCTGCATGTCGCCGCGCGGTACGAACAGGCCGCACAGGAGCAGTTGCGGGAGCAGGACGGCGGGCAGGAACTGCACCGCCTGGAATTCGCTGGCCGCGAAGGCGCTGACGAACAGGCCGAGCGCGGTGCCGAGGAAGGCGTCGGCCAGCGCGATGAGCAGCAGCAGCCAGGCGGAGCCGGACACGTCGAGGCCGAGAGCCAGAGACGTCAGCCCGGTGGCGAGTGCGGCCTGGACGACGGCGACCGCGCCGAAGGCGAGGGCGTAGCCGACGAGCAGGTCGGCCTTGCCCAGCGGCATGGACAGCAGGCGCTCCAGGGTGCCCGAGGTGCGTTCGCGCAGCGTGGCGATGGACGTGACCAGGAACATCGTGATCAGCGGGAAGATGCCGAGCAGGGACGCGCCGGCGGAGTCGAAGGTGCGCGGGCTGGCGTCGAAGACGTATGTGAGCAGCGTCAGCAGGACGCAGGGCACCACCAGCATCAGGGCGATGGTGCGCGGGTCGTGGCTGAGCTGGCGCAGGACCCGGCGGGCGGTGGCGAGGGTACGGGCGGGGTTCATCGCGGGGTCGCCTCCGTGGGCGCGGCGGCA is a window of Streptomyces sp. NBC_01477 DNA encoding:
- the trpS gene encoding tryptophan--tRNA ligase, whose product is MTRVFSGIKPTGHLTLGNYLGALRRWAEEDQHRAESLFCVVDLHALTVEHDPARVRRLSRQAVTLLLATGLDPQVCTVFVQSHVDEHARLSYLLECVASDGEMRRMIQYKEKSARAQAAGQSVRLSLLTYPVLMAADILAYGADEVPVGEDQTQHVELTRDLAERFNQRYGGTFVIPRATAPAVAARVMDLQDPASKMGKSHDATAGIVYLLDEPDVVTKKLMRAVTDSEPGVGYDRAARPGLANLLEILASCTGKEPAALAADYDAGGLGFGVLKRDTAEAVVELLRPVRARHAELSADPGYVDGVLREGAAQARALARPTVDAAYRAMGLLPPT
- the proC gene encoding pyrroline-5-carboxylate reductase encodes the protein MTQQKVAVLGTGKIGEALLSGMIRAGWAPADLLVTARRKDRAEELRARYGIEPVDNAEAAKSADTLILTVKPQDMAALLDELAPHVPADRLVISAAAGIPTAFFEERLAAGTAVVRVMPNTPVLVDEGMSVISAGRYADESHLARTEAIFQPVGKTLRVPEKQQDAATALSGSGPAYFYYLVEAMTDAGILLGLPRSQAHDLIVQSAIGAAVMLRDSGEHPVKLREAVTSPAGTTINAIRELEKHGVRAAMLAALEAARDRSRELASGV
- a CDS encoding ABC transporter permease, with protein sequence MNPARTLATARRVLRQLSHDPRTIALMLVVPCVLLTLLTYVFDASPRTFDSAGASLLGIFPLITMFLVTSIATLRERTSGTLERLLSMPLGKADLLVGYALAFGAVAVVQAALATGLTSLALGLDVSGSAWLLLLIALADAFLGTALGLFVSAFAASEFQAVQFLPAVLLPQLLLCGLFVPRGDMQPALSGVSDALPMSYAVDGMSQVVHHTGVTGDFVRDLAVVAGSALLALALGAATLRRRTA